The Streptomyces sp. NBC_00162 genome window below encodes:
- a CDS encoding ATP-binding protein, protein MEISRSVRRADLKAVGEVRRSLRELLRHRCRADAAEVAELLVTELVTNALVHTEQGAEVSASLAAARLRVEVRDYASRRPLPYVPTADDGTHGRGLVLVQALADAWGVDVVEPGRGKVVWFELDGGLA, encoded by the coding sequence CTGGAGATCAGCCGGAGCGTGCGCCGGGCGGATCTGAAGGCCGTGGGCGAAGTCCGGCGGTCCTTACGGGAGTTACTGCGCCACCGGTGCCGGGCCGATGCCGCGGAGGTGGCCGAACTCCTGGTCACCGAGCTCGTCACCAACGCCCTCGTCCACACCGAGCAGGGCGCGGAGGTCTCCGCGAGCCTCGCCGCCGCCCGGCTGCGGGTGGAGGTCCGGGACTACGCCTCCCGGCGGCCCCTGCCGTACGTACCGACCGCCGACGACGGTACGCACGGCCGGGGGCTGGTGCTGGTGCAGGCGCTCGCCGACGCGTGGGGCGTGGACGTGGTGGAACCGGGCCGCGGCAAGGTGGTCTGGTTCGAACTGGACGGAGGGCTCGCCTGA
- a CDS encoding pyruvate dehydrogenase, which translates to MAKQNVAEQFVDILVRAGVRRLYGVVGDSLNPVVDAIRRTDGIDWIQVRHEETAAFAAGAEAQITGRLAACAGSCGPGNLHLINGLYDAHRSMAPVLALASHIPSSEIGLGYFQETHPDRLFSECSHYSELISNPRQMPRVLQTAIQHAVGRSGVGVVALPGDIAAEPAPEKSVEHALVTARPSVRPGDGEIEKLVRLVDEADKVTLFCGSGTAGAHAEVMEFAGRVKAPIGHALRGKEWIQYDNPYDVGMSGLLGYGAAYEATHECDLLILLGTDFPYNAFLPDDVKIVQVDIRPEHLGRRSKLDLAVWGDVRETLRALNARVKAKTDRRFLDRMLKKHADALEGVVKAYTRKVEKHTPIHPEYVASVLDELADEDAVFTVDTGMCNVWAARYLSPNGKRRIIGSFSHGSMANALPQAIGAQFTDRGRQVVSMSGDGGFSMLMGDFLTLVQYDLPVKVVLFNNSSLGMVELEMLVSGLPSYGTANKNPDFAAIARAAGAYGVRVEKPKQLTGALKDAFRHKGPALVDVVTDPNALSIPPRISAEMVTGFALSASKIVLDGGVGRMIQMARSNLRNVPRP; encoded by the coding sequence ATGGCCAAGCAGAACGTGGCAGAGCAGTTCGTCGACATCCTCGTGCGCGCCGGCGTGCGCAGGCTGTACGGGGTCGTCGGCGATAGCCTCAACCCGGTGGTGGACGCGATCCGCCGGACGGATGGCATCGACTGGATCCAGGTCCGCCACGAGGAGACGGCGGCCTTCGCGGCCGGCGCCGAGGCCCAGATCACCGGCCGCCTGGCCGCCTGCGCGGGCTCCTGCGGCCCGGGAAACCTGCACCTGATCAACGGCCTGTACGACGCCCACCGCTCCATGGCCCCGGTCCTCGCGCTCGCCTCGCACATCCCCTCCTCGGAGATCGGCCTCGGCTACTTCCAGGAGACCCACCCCGACCGGCTGTTCAGCGAGTGCAGCCACTACAGCGAGTTGATCTCCAACCCCCGGCAGATGCCGCGGGTGCTCCAGACCGCCATCCAGCACGCCGTCGGCCGCAGCGGGGTCGGCGTCGTCGCGCTGCCCGGGGACATCGCCGCGGAGCCCGCCCCGGAGAAGTCGGTGGAGCACGCGCTCGTCACCGCCCGGCCCTCGGTCCGCCCCGGCGACGGCGAGATCGAGAAGCTGGTCCGCCTCGTCGACGAGGCCGACAAGGTCACGCTCTTCTGCGGCAGCGGCACCGCCGGGGCGCACGCCGAGGTGATGGAGTTCGCCGGCCGGGTCAAGGCGCCCATCGGGCACGCCCTGCGCGGGAAGGAGTGGATCCAGTACGACAATCCGTACGACGTCGGTATGAGCGGGCTCCTCGGCTACGGCGCGGCCTACGAGGCGACCCACGAGTGCGATCTGCTGATCCTGCTCGGCACGGACTTCCCGTACAACGCCTTCCTCCCCGACGACGTGAAGATCGTCCAGGTGGACATCCGGCCCGAACACCTCGGGCGCCGCTCCAAGTTGGACCTCGCGGTCTGGGGAGACGTACGGGAGACCCTGCGCGCCCTGAACGCGCGGGTGAAGGCCAAGACGGACCGCCGCTTCCTGGACCGGATGCTGAAGAAGCACGCGGACGCCCTGGAGGGGGTGGTCAAGGCCTACACGCGCAAGGTGGAGAAGCACACACCCATCCACCCCGAGTACGTGGCCTCGGTGCTCGACGAACTCGCCGACGAGGACGCCGTGTTCACCGTCGACACCGGCATGTGCAATGTGTGGGCGGCGCGCTATCTTTCCCCGAACGGCAAGCGGCGCATCATCGGTTCCTTCAGTCACGGCTCCATGGCCAATGCCCTCCCGCAGGCCATCGGCGCACAGTTCACCGACCGGGGCCGTCAAGTGGTGTCGATGTCGGGTGACGGCGGTTTCTCGATGCTGATGGGAGATTTCCTCACCCTGGTGCAGTACGACCTGCCCGTCAAAGTGGTCCTCTTCAACAACTCATCCCTCGGTATGGTCGAGTTGGAGATGTTGGTTTCCGGCCTGCCCTCCTACGGAACGGCGAACAAGAACCCCGATTTCGCCGCCATCGCCCGCGCGGCGGGCGCGTACGGGGTCCGCGTGGAGAAGCCCAAGCAGCTCACAGGGGCTTTGAAGGACGCTTTCCGGCACAAGGGACCCGCTCTGGTGGACGTGGTGACCGATCCCAATGCCCTGTCGATTCCGCCGAGGATCAGCGCCGAGATGGTGACCGGATTCGCACTTTCGGCCAGCAAGATCGTGCTGGACGGCGGGGTGGGCCGGATGATCCAGATGGCTCGATCCAACCTCCGCAACGTGCCCCGCCCTTGA
- a CDS encoding protein phosphatase 2C domain-containing protein, with the protein MSQQGADDWWQKLYEDPEAGPAPDPGDTLDHRFRSAAGVTTDPGAVSAPGHEPVRPSPPPAPPKPPPAPEALLPGPRRSPPPPPPGWPPAPPSAAVPPPRDPRQQDATGYALGGVDVPPVRAPEPPPELPVWRWEVPRAETPERPAEAAPPAPPPAAAPAPVPEPPAAGRPEVRHLGDRAPTYAAEPGALPPADPAALDGLTPDTVLEGARYGTYTLRAASLRGDSARFRGEPRRDFLLTARFGGGDDALVLVALAGGDRAAPGAAEAAAELCRTVAAAVGRSQERLADDIRAGRRDALRSGLQRLTDRGYGRLRARAAELGLAEEAYTAGLRGLLLPVDPECRTRVCFGSGAGGLFRLRSGEWQDLEPLEERTADPRRPGEPGEPAEPADGGFRFRASVAHPGDTLLLCSGGLAEPMREEPVLPAELAARWAEPEPPGLAAFLADTQLRLKGYADDRTAAAVWEA; encoded by the coding sequence ATGAGTCAGCAGGGCGCGGACGACTGGTGGCAGAAGCTCTACGAGGACCCGGAAGCCGGACCGGCACCCGACCCGGGGGACACGCTGGACCACCGCTTCCGTTCGGCGGCGGGCGTGACCACGGACCCGGGAGCGGTTTCGGCGCCGGGCCACGAGCCGGTGCGGCCCTCGCCGCCGCCCGCCCCGCCGAAACCCCCGCCTGCCCCTGAGGCGCTGCTCCCGGGCCCCCGCCGCTCCCCGCCGCCGCCCCCGCCGGGATGGCCCCCCGCGCCGCCTTCGGCCGCCGTGCCGCCCCCGCGCGATCCGAGGCAGCAGGACGCCACCGGGTACGCGCTCGGGGGTGTGGACGTGCCGCCCGTACGAGCCCCCGAACCGCCGCCCGAACTGCCCGTGTGGCGGTGGGAGGTGCCGCGCGCCGAAACCCCGGAGCGGCCCGCCGAGGCCGCGCCGCCCGCGCCGCCGCCCGCGGCCGCGCCCGCTCCCGTGCCGGAGCCGCCCGCCGCCGGGCGGCCTGAGGTGCGCCACCTCGGCGACCGCGCCCCCACCTACGCAGCCGAGCCCGGCGCGCTCCCGCCCGCCGACCCGGCCGCCCTGGACGGGCTGACCCCCGACACCGTCCTGGAGGGCGCCCGCTACGGCACCTACACCCTGCGTGCCGCCTCCCTGCGCGGGGACTCCGCCCGGTTCCGCGGCGAGCCCCGCCGCGACTTCCTCCTCACCGCCCGGTTCGGCGGCGGCGACGACGCCCTGGTCCTGGTGGCCCTCGCCGGCGGCGACCGGGCCGCCCCCGGAGCCGCGGAGGCCGCCGCCGAGCTCTGCCGCACCGTCGCGGCGGCCGTCGGGCGGAGCCAGGAGCGGCTGGCCGACGACATCCGGGCCGGGCGCCGCGACGCCCTCCGCTCGGGCCTCCAGCGCCTCACCGACCGGGGCTACGGGCGGCTGCGGGCCCGCGCCGCCGAGCTGGGGCTCGCCGAGGAGGCGTACACCGCCGGACTGCGCGGCCTGCTGCTCCCGGTGGACCCCGAATGCCGGACCCGGGTGTGCTTCGGCTCCGGCGCGGGCGGGCTGTTCCGGCTGCGGTCCGGAGAGTGGCAGGACCTGGAGCCGCTGGAGGAGCGCACCGCCGACCCCCGCAGGCCCGGAGAGCCGGGAGAGCCCGCGGAGCCCGCCGACGGGGGCTTCCGGTTCCGCGCGTCCGTGGCCCACCCGGGCGACACCCTGCTGCTGTGCTCCGGCGGGCTGGCGGAGCCGATGCGCGAGGAGCCGGTCCTCCCGGCCGAGCTCGCCGCGCGCTGGGCCGAGCCGGAACCGCCCGGCCTCGCGGCCTTCCTCGCGGACACCCAGCTCCGGCTCAAGGGCTACGCCGACGACCGCACCGCCGCCGCGGTCTGGGAGGCGTAA
- a CDS encoding S8 family peptidase, with amino-acid sequence MRPISRTTLGAATAAVLAVTAVGPSAAQPSDGAPGERPLVGSEAAGKQPTAPVTVTLVTGDRILVSTDAAGRTAATAMPRADGSQPVVQTRQSGKDLYVYPESAVKALAAGKADHELFNVTGLIRQGYDDAHAKKLPLIAVYDGSVNVARSAPPAPRGADRSLVLGSIGGVALSADKEQAAAFWADVTGTDARARSVSGGLKKLWLDGKVQANLERSTRQVNATAAWAAGYDGKGTKVAVLDTGTDLEHPDLKGRVADSKNFTDSDTDTDRQGHGTHTISTVGGSGAESGGAKKGVAPGAELLSGKVLNDGGYGLDSWIIAGMEWAVASKADVVSMSLGDPSQTACDDPLAAAAERLSQQGPLFVIAAGNSGPGNNTVSSPGCAASVLTVGAVDRDDTTAVFSSRGPAGLQHTLKPEIAAPGVGISAAAAGGRGVYAYQGMSGTSMATPHVAGAAAIVKQRHPDWTSQQVKAALVGSANTAVPGDVRETGGGRLDVQAAIDTTVTGAPAVQGGTYNWPQDRSDRTTVQVPYTNTGTEPVTLNLAVEKVTGNDGSAVRSQVARLDRRTVTVPAGATVTVPLALDPAAELARSQYGDVTGRIVATANGVRVSTPFSLYVEPETVTLRVKLVDRAGKPAAGPSSLDVIGTDDATGERRFNDGSVDQVYRVRPGAYFLSAFVGTPDAGEGDDRLIDSLTYLGRPQVEVKKDTTIVLDARKAGRLAVEADKPAEARNTTLGFARSWDDVWLHAGTAAGGRTIRGFYSSVEGRAKDGEFEFGSYWRAAAPLVSELKVAGGPVLHPITASTGSDNLDGNGSAPLVDAGAGTPGELAAVAAKDAVVLVKVTDGALYEVAQNAQAAGAKALLAYREAPGRWVGFTGYAGGALPALAIETAEGKALLARLAAGKVTLSWKATANSPYVYSLAFPETGEVKGAHTYRVRDRELGQVESTYNSMGVAADFIDLAGAYRPIGSAVYFGGIETVATPGKRTEFYTAGDTAWDQMLSSSFPWGEFMVGEQHTYAKGQKTAASWYDGVTAPVAPRDLSGKETLAAERQGNLIGFAAAMWGDSRHAAQPGSFGDIGSLQLKRDGEVIGESWYPFGVFEVPAEAGRYELTQAIEKIGPPARVWQRSTSVQTTWGFTSKLDASAYSQGLPILFPRYAAPLDGMKTVAAANGQSIGLSVTGHAGYAPGALKSAKLSYSYDGEHWTEAKVSERAGKWSAVVDHAGANGKQVSLKVELTDANGASVTQAVARAYDVR; translated from the coding sequence ATGCGCCCGATATCGCGAACGACGCTCGGGGCGGCAACAGCGGCCGTCCTGGCCGTCACCGCCGTCGGCCCGTCGGCGGCACAGCCGAGCGACGGAGCGCCTGGAGAGAGACCACTCGTGGGCAGCGAGGCGGCCGGAAAGCAGCCCACCGCCCCCGTCACGGTGACCCTCGTCACCGGCGACCGGATCCTGGTCTCCACCGACGCGGCCGGCCGCACGGCCGCCACCGCCATGCCGCGCGCGGACGGCTCGCAGCCGGTGGTGCAGACCCGCCAGTCCGGCAAGGACCTCTACGTCTACCCGGAGAGCGCGGTGAAGGCCCTCGCCGCGGGCAAGGCCGACCACGAGCTCTTCAACGTCACCGGCCTCATCCGGCAGGGCTACGACGACGCACACGCCAAGAAGCTCCCGCTCATCGCGGTCTACGACGGCTCCGTGAACGTGGCGCGCAGCGCCCCGCCCGCGCCCCGCGGCGCCGACCGCTCCCTCGTCCTCGGCTCCATCGGCGGCGTCGCCCTCTCCGCCGACAAGGAGCAGGCCGCCGCGTTCTGGGCCGACGTCACCGGTACGGACGCCCGCGCGCGCTCCGTCTCGGGCGGACTGAAGAAGCTGTGGCTGGACGGCAAGGTCCAGGCGAACCTGGAGCGCTCCACCCGGCAGGTGAACGCCACCGCCGCCTGGGCCGCCGGATACGACGGCAAGGGCACCAAGGTCGCCGTCCTGGACACCGGCACCGACCTCGAACACCCCGACCTCAAGGGCCGCGTCGCCGACTCGAAGAATTTCACCGACTCGGACACCGACACGGACCGGCAGGGGCACGGCACCCACACCATCTCCACCGTCGGCGGCTCCGGAGCCGAGAGCGGCGGCGCCAAGAAGGGCGTGGCCCCCGGCGCCGAACTGCTCAGCGGCAAGGTCCTCAACGACGGGGGCTACGGCCTCGACTCGTGGATCATCGCCGGCATGGAGTGGGCCGTCGCGAGCAAGGCCGACGTGGTCTCCATGAGCCTCGGCGACCCCTCCCAGACCGCCTGCGACGACCCGCTCGCCGCGGCCGCGGAACGGCTCTCCCAGCAGGGCCCGCTCTTCGTCATCGCCGCCGGCAACTCGGGCCCCGGCAACAACACGGTCTCCTCTCCCGGTTGTGCGGCCAGTGTGCTGACGGTGGGCGCCGTCGACCGCGACGACACCACGGCCGTCTTCTCCAGCCGCGGCCCGGCCGGACTCCAGCACACCCTCAAGCCCGAGATCGCCGCCCCCGGCGTCGGGATCTCCGCCGCCGCGGCGGGCGGCCGCGGGGTGTACGCGTACCAGGGCATGTCGGGGACCTCGATGGCCACCCCGCACGTCGCGGGCGCCGCCGCCATCGTCAAGCAGCGCCACCCCGACTGGACCTCGCAGCAGGTCAAGGCGGCCCTCGTCGGTTCGGCGAACACCGCGGTGCCCGGGGACGTACGGGAGACCGGCGGCGGCCGCCTCGACGTGCAGGCGGCCATCGACACCACCGTCACCGGCGCCCCCGCCGTCCAGGGCGGCACGTACAACTGGCCGCAGGACCGCAGCGACCGGACGACCGTGCAGGTCCCGTACACCAACACGGGCACCGAGCCGGTCACCCTGAACCTCGCCGTCGAGAAGGTCACCGGCAACGACGGCTCCGCAGTCCGCAGCCAGGTCGCCCGCCTCGACCGGCGCACCGTGACCGTCCCGGCCGGCGCCACCGTCACGGTGCCGCTCGCCCTCGACCCGGCCGCCGAGCTGGCGCGCTCCCAGTACGGGGACGTCACCGGCCGGATCGTCGCCACGGCGAACGGCGTGCGCGTCTCCACCCCCTTCTCGCTGTACGTCGAGCCGGAGACGGTGACCCTGCGCGTCAAGCTCGTGGACCGTGCGGGCAAGCCGGCCGCCGGACCGTCCTCCCTGGACGTGATCGGCACCGACGACGCCACCGGCGAGCGCCGCTTCAACGACGGCTCCGTCGACCAGGTCTACCGGGTCCGGCCGGGCGCGTACTTCCTCTCCGCCTTCGTCGGCACCCCCGACGCGGGTGAGGGAGACGACCGGCTCATCGACTCCCTCACCTACCTCGGCCGCCCGCAGGTCGAGGTGAAGAAGGACACGACCATCGTGCTCGACGCCCGCAAGGCCGGGCGCCTGGCCGTCGAGGCCGACAAGCCGGCCGAGGCCCGCAACACCACCCTCGGGTTCGCCCGCAGCTGGGACGACGTGTGGCTGCACGCCGGCACCGCCGCGGGCGGCCGGACCATCCGCGGCTTCTACTCCTCCGTCGAAGGCCGTGCGAAGGACGGCGAGTTCGAGTTCGGCAGCTACTGGCGGGCGGCCGCGCCGCTGGTCTCCGAGCTGAAGGTCGCCGGCGGTCCGGTCCTGCACCCGATCACCGCGTCCACCGGCAGCGACAACCTCGACGGAAACGGCAGCGCGCCGCTGGTCGACGCGGGCGCCGGCACCCCCGGGGAGCTCGCCGCGGTCGCCGCCAAGGACGCGGTCGTCCTGGTCAAGGTCACCGACGGGGCGCTGTACGAGGTCGCACAGAACGCGCAGGCCGCCGGCGCCAAGGCGCTGCTCGCCTACCGTGAGGCTCCCGGCCGCTGGGTCGGCTTCACCGGCTACGCGGGCGGCGCGCTGCCCGCGCTGGCCATCGAGACCGCCGAGGGCAAGGCGCTGCTGGCCCGCCTGGCGGCGGGCAAGGTCACGCTGTCCTGGAAGGCCACCGCGAACAGCCCGTACGTCTACTCCCTCGCCTTCCCCGAGACGGGAGAGGTCAAGGGCGCTCACACCTACCGGGTGCGCGACCGCGAGCTCGGCCAGGTGGAGTCCACCTACAACTCCATGGGCGTGGCGGCCGACTTCATCGACCTGGCCGGTGCCTACCGGCCGATCGGCAGCGCGGTGTACTTCGGCGGGATCGAGACGGTCGCGACGCCGGGCAAGCGCACCGAGTTCTACACCGCCGGGGACACGGCCTGGGACCAGATGCTCTCCAGCAGCTTCCCCTGGGGCGAGTTCATGGTCGGCGAGCAGCACACCTACGCCAAGGGACAGAAGACCGCCGCGAGTTGGTACGACGGGGTGACCGCCCCGGTCGCGCCGCGCGACCTCTCCGGCAAGGAGACCCTGGCCGCCGAACGGCAGGGCAACCTGATCGGCTTCGCCGCCGCCATGTGGGGCGACAGCCGCCACGCCGCCCAGCCGGGCTCCTTCGGTGACATCGGCAGCCTCCAGCTCAAGCGCGACGGCGAGGTCATCGGCGAGAGCTGGTACCCGTTCGGGGTCTTCGAGGTCCCGGCCGAGGCGGGCCGGTACGAACTGACCCAGGCCATCGAGAAGATCGGCCCGCCCGCGCGGGTCTGGCAGCGCTCCACGTCGGTCCAGACGACCTGGGGCTTCACCTCGAAGCTCGACGCGTCGGCGTACTCGCAGGGGCTGCCGATCCTCTTCCCGCGGTACGCGGCCCCGCTGGACGGGATGAAGACGGTCGCGGCGGCGAACGGCCAGAGCATCGGCCTGAGCGTCACCGGACACGCGGGCTACGCGCCCGGCGCGCTGAAGTCGGCGAAGCTGTCGTACTCCTACGACGGTGAGCACTGGACCGAGGCGAAGGTGAGCGAGCGCGCAGGCAAGTGGAGCGCGGTCGTGGACCACGCCGGGGCCAACGGCAAGCAGGTGTCGCTGAAGGTCGAACTGACCGACGCGAACGGTGCCTCCGTTACCCAGGCGGTCGCGCGGGCGTACGACGTCCGCTAG
- a CDS encoding helix-turn-helix domain-containing protein, with protein sequence MLGAIGLDEGQESAYRALVALGAAEVPDLAHRLTLPVPQTERALRHLERQGLAAQSSARPGRWVAAPPGVALGALLTQQRHELEQAELAAALLAEEYRVEAAEPAVHDLVEVVQGASAVAHRFHQLQLGAEKEVCALVSGRPQVVTGTENEAEDRASVRGVDYRVVIEREVLTLPRGIREASTALARGERVRVTGEVPTKLVIADRTLAMVPLTARGAEPAALVVHASGLLESLTGLFEAVWRESLPLRLGASGAPEESDGGPDATDLEILTLLLAGMTDASVAKHLELGLRTVQRRVKGLMELSGVTTRLQLGWHAYERGWVAR encoded by the coding sequence TTGCTGGGTGCGATAGGCCTCGACGAGGGCCAGGAGTCGGCGTACCGCGCGCTGGTGGCGCTGGGGGCGGCGGAGGTGCCCGACCTCGCACACCGGCTGACCCTGCCGGTGCCGCAGACCGAGCGGGCGCTGCGGCACCTGGAGCGCCAGGGCCTGGCCGCCCAGTCCTCGGCGCGCCCGGGGCGCTGGGTGGCGGCGCCGCCCGGGGTCGCCCTCGGGGCGCTCCTCACCCAGCAGCGGCACGAGCTGGAGCAGGCGGAGCTGGCGGCGGCGCTGCTGGCGGAGGAGTACCGGGTGGAGGCGGCCGAGCCGGCGGTGCACGACCTCGTGGAGGTGGTGCAGGGGGCGAGCGCGGTGGCGCACCGCTTCCACCAGCTCCAGCTGGGCGCGGAGAAGGAGGTGTGCGCGCTGGTCAGCGGCCGGCCGCAGGTGGTGACGGGCACGGAGAACGAGGCGGAGGACCGGGCCTCCGTACGCGGGGTCGACTACCGGGTGGTGATCGAACGGGAGGTGCTGACCCTGCCGAGGGGGATCCGCGAGGCGTCGACGGCGCTGGCCCGGGGCGAACGGGTCCGGGTGACGGGCGAGGTCCCGACGAAGCTGGTGATCGCGGACCGGACCCTGGCGATGGTCCCGCTGACGGCGCGCGGCGCGGAGCCGGCGGCGCTGGTGGTGCACGCGTCGGGGCTGCTGGAATCCCTGACGGGCCTGTTCGAGGCGGTGTGGCGGGAGTCGCTGCCGCTGCGGCTGGGCGCGTCGGGCGCGCCCGAGGAGTCGGACGGCGGCCCGGACGCCACCGACCTGGAGATCCTGACCCTGCTGTTGGCGGGGATGACGGACGCGAGCGTGGCGAAGCACCTGGAGCTGGGCCTGCGGACGGTGCAGCGGCGGGTCAAGGGCCTCATGGAGCTGTCGGGGGTCACGACGCGGCTCCAGCTGGGCTGGCACGCCTACGAACGGGGCTGGGTGGCCCGATAG
- a CDS encoding DUF456 domain-containing protein, whose protein sequence is MDLPQLLLVGLVLLLGTLGVLVPGVPGTWLVWAGLLWWTLHVRSATAWTLLVAATALLLVVQVVKWLLPPRRLRGVGVTRRMVVFAGAGAVLGFVLIPVLGAVPGFVGGIYLCERLRLGTHGEAWASVRAVMRAVGTSVLVELFACLLVAGAWLGVVVAGV, encoded by the coding sequence ATGGATCTGCCTCAGCTGCTCCTGGTGGGGCTGGTGCTGCTGCTCGGGACGCTCGGGGTGCTGGTGCCGGGCGTACCGGGAACCTGGCTGGTGTGGGCGGGACTGCTGTGGTGGACGCTGCACGTGCGGTCGGCGACGGCGTGGACCCTGCTGGTCGCGGCGACGGCCCTGCTGCTGGTGGTCCAGGTGGTGAAGTGGCTGCTCCCGCCGCGGCGGCTGCGGGGGGTGGGGGTGACCCGCCGGATGGTGGTGTTCGCGGGCGCCGGTGCGGTACTGGGCTTCGTGCTGATCCCGGTACTGGGGGCGGTCCCTGGTTTCGTGGGCGGCATCTACCTCTGCGAGAGGCTCCGCCTGGGGACGCACGGCGAGGCGTGGGCGTCGGTACGGGCGGTGATGCGGGCGGTGGGGACCAGTGTGCTGGTGGAACTGTTCGCGTGCCTGCTGGTGGCGGGGGCGTGGCTGGGCGTGGTGGTGGCGGGCGTCTGA
- a CDS encoding PPOX class F420-dependent oxidoreductase, with product MTDFEGFSEAELAYLRSQRLGRLATVDAAGQPQANPVGFFPQEDGTILVGGLAMGTTKKWRNLQRNPRLALVVDDLVSTRPWRVRGIEIRGHATLETGPHSLGPHFSPEVIRIHPDRVHVWGL from the coding sequence ATGACGGACTTCGAGGGATTCAGCGAGGCCGAGCTGGCGTACCTCCGCTCCCAGCGGCTGGGCCGCCTGGCCACCGTGGACGCGGCGGGGCAGCCGCAGGCGAACCCGGTGGGGTTCTTCCCGCAGGAGGACGGCACGATCCTGGTGGGCGGGCTGGCCATGGGGACGACGAAGAAGTGGCGCAACCTCCAGCGGAACCCGCGGCTGGCGCTGGTCGTGGACGACCTGGTGAGCACCCGCCCGTGGCGTGTCCGCGGCATCGAGATCCGCGGCCACGCCACGCTGGAGACCGGCCCGCACTCCCTGGGCCCCCACTTCAGCCCGGAGGTCATCCGCATCCACCCGGACCGGGTGCATGTGTGGGGTCTCTGA
- the rsgA gene encoding ribosome small subunit-dependent GTPase A gives MSFSSFPQASSLSHALSPFGWDEAWAAEFTPYAEQGLLPGRVVRVDRGQCDVMTEDGIVRADTAFVTPHDPLRVICTGDWAAVEPAGNPRYVKAYLPRRTAFVRSTSSQRSEGQILAANVDHAIIAVSLAVELDLGRIERFLALAWESGAQPLVVLTKADLVPDPATLGHLVQDVETTAPGVRVLTVSSLTGEGTDVLAAVVGGGTSVLLGISGAGKSTLANTLLGADVMEVQEAREVDGKGRHTTTTRNLLALPGGGVLIDTPGLRGVGLWDAGTGVGQVFSEIEEYAESCRFHDCAHEAEPGCAVRAAVDSGELPERRLDSYRKLLRENQRIVAKTDARLRSEIRRDWRLKSAEGRANYAAKRSGRA, from the coding sequence TTGTCTTTCTCTTCTTTCCCGCAGGCATCCTCGCTCTCGCACGCGCTCAGCCCCTTCGGCTGGGACGAAGCCTGGGCGGCCGAGTTCACCCCGTACGCCGAGCAGGGCCTCCTGCCCGGCCGCGTCGTACGCGTCGACCGCGGTCAGTGCGACGTCATGACCGAGGACGGCATCGTCCGCGCCGACACCGCCTTCGTCACCCCGCACGACCCACTGAGGGTCATCTGCACCGGCGACTGGGCAGCGGTCGAGCCGGCGGGCAACCCGCGCTACGTGAAGGCGTACCTGCCGCGCCGGACCGCCTTCGTACGGTCCACCTCCTCCCAGCGGTCCGAGGGACAGATCCTCGCCGCCAACGTCGATCACGCGATCATCGCCGTCTCCCTCGCCGTGGAACTTGACCTGGGGCGCATCGAGCGCTTCCTGGCCCTGGCGTGGGAATCGGGGGCGCAGCCGCTGGTCGTCCTCACCAAGGCCGACCTGGTCCCGGACCCGGCGACGCTCGGGCACCTGGTCCAGGACGTGGAGACCACCGCGCCCGGGGTCCGGGTACTGACGGTGTCCTCCCTCACCGGGGAGGGCACGGACGTCCTCGCCGCCGTCGTCGGGGGCGGTACGAGCGTGCTGCTCGGCATCTCCGGCGCCGGCAAGTCCACGCTGGCCAACACGCTGCTCGGCGCCGACGTCATGGAGGTCCAGGAGGCCCGCGAGGTCGACGGCAAGGGCCGTCACACGACCACGACGCGCAACCTGCTCGCCCTGCCGGGCGGCGGCGTCCTGATCGACACGCCCGGACTGCGCGGCGTCGGCCTCTGGGACGCCGGGACCGGGGTCGGCCAGGTCTTCTCGGAGATCGAGGAGTACGCGGAGTCCTGCCGCTTCCACGACTGCGCGCACGAGGCGGAGCCGGGGTGCGCGGTGCGGGCCGCCGTGGACTCCGGAGAGCTGCCGGAGCGGCGCCTGGACAGCTACCGCAAGCTGCTGCGCGAGAACCAGCGGATCGTCGCGAAGACGGACGCGCGGCTCCGGTCGGAGATCCGCCGTGACTGGCGGCTCAAGTCGGCGGAGGGCCGCGCCAACTACGCCGCGAAGCGGTCCGGCCGGGCCTAG
- a CDS encoding carboxypeptidase regulatory-like domain-containing protein encodes MRAVSDKSPIFMIKVSVYNSDLSEIDHVFTDEEGRYSVAIAAGETVTVRFDTHHSLTNARDWQPSVVANVITSDETPLDRSLLPTGQDFGAAGNMDALNGYVIAAAVHEVEEYAPTAAYRLSMLKQHSNVLNILQLRLLDHFEPD; translated from the coding sequence GTGCGAGCAGTTTCCGACAAGAGTCCGATCTTCATGATCAAGGTCAGCGTCTATAACAGTGACCTCTCGGAGATCGATCACGTCTTCACCGACGAAGAGGGCCGGTACAGCGTGGCGATCGCCGCAGGTGAAACGGTCACCGTGCGGTTCGACACGCACCACTCCCTCACCAATGCCAGGGACTGGCAGCCGTCGGTGGTCGCGAACGTGATCACCAGTGACGAGACCCCCCTGGACCGCAGTCTGCTGCCCACGGGTCAGGACTTCGGCGCGGCGGGGAACATGGACGCGCTGAACGGCTATGTGATCGCCGCGGCCGTGCACGAGGTCGAGGAGTACGCCCCTACGGCGGCGTACCGCCTCTCGATGCTCAAGCAGCACAGCAACGTGCTCAATATCCTCCAGCTACGGCTCCTGGACCACTTCGAACCGGACTAG